Proteins encoded by one window of Litoribacterium kuwaitense:
- the trpA gene encoding tryptophan synthase subunit alpha, with protein MTFEERLKRRQELFIPFITVGDPTPEATVQLCKVLQEEGADVLELGIPYSDPLADGPVIQEGSQRALASGMTLTKAMQLVSKMRAEGVEIPVVIFTYYNPVLQLGEERFFALAQENQIDGVLIPDLPFEESQDLKEKCRAHGLSLISLVAPTSKERIKMVANEADGFLYCVSSMGVTGERASFSEKVDAFLQDASQHSSVPVAVGFGVSTKEQVEHFFKKCDGVIIGSAIVRKIGDLQDELANQATRQAGLEEFRRFIQSLVPVKSNV; from the coding sequence ATGACATTTGAAGAACGCCTCAAAAGACGTCAAGAATTGTTTATTCCATTTATTACTGTGGGCGATCCGACGCCTGAAGCAACGGTTCAGTTGTGTAAAGTTCTTCAAGAGGAAGGCGCGGACGTCCTTGAGCTAGGTATTCCTTATTCTGATCCGTTGGCTGACGGACCAGTCATACAAGAGGGCTCTCAAAGAGCGCTTGCTAGTGGCATGACGTTAACGAAAGCAATGCAGCTCGTTTCCAAAATGCGAGCGGAAGGTGTAGAAATTCCTGTTGTGATCTTTACCTATTATAATCCTGTGCTACAATTAGGAGAGGAACGCTTTTTTGCTTTAGCGCAAGAGAATCAGATTGATGGCGTCCTCATTCCAGACCTTCCGTTTGAAGAAAGCCAAGATTTAAAAGAAAAATGCCGTGCGCATGGCCTTTCTCTCATTTCTCTCGTCGCACCGACGTCGAAAGAACGCATTAAAATGGTAGCGAACGAAGCCGATGGTTTCTTATATTGTGTGTCATCAATGGGTGTGACCGGGGAACGTGCTTCGTTTTCCGAAAAGGTAGATGCGTTTTTGCAAGATGCGTCTCAGCACAGTTCAGTTCCTGTAGCCGTCGGTTTCGGTGTTTCGACGAAGGAGCAGGTAGAGCACTTTTTCAAGAAATGTGACGGAGTCATTATCGGCAGCGCTATTGTTCGCAAGATAGGTGATCTTCAAGACGAATTAGCAAATCAAGCAACACGTCAAGCGGGTCTGGAAGAGTTTAGACGGTTTATACAATCGCTGGTTCCTGTGAAATCTAATGTCTAA
- the hisC gene encoding histidinol-phosphate transaminase: MNIKKQLQGMASYKPGMTPAQVQRDLGLEKIVKLSSNENPYGPSPKAVQAALESMQGAAIYPDGYGLNLKLALAERYQLSKEHFILGNGTDEIIMILCRALLDATSNTVAPTPSFSQYLHNAQIEGCEMREVELIDGAHDLNGMLKQIDEQTKIVWLCNPNNPTGVYMNTEDFHAFMQQVPSHVLVVSDEAYVEYVTADDFPDTIQALEQYKNLIILRTFSKAYGLAGMRIGYGIGAPDFIQGVDPARGPFNTSVPAQAAAVAAIADVDYLERTRTENAVVRKTFVEFCKEQGLDVYPSETNFVLVDFKRPAAEIYDALLQKGYIVRSGAALGYPEAVRITVGTKEDMNGLQSAIQELRQEQLSGEAQ; encoded by the coding sequence ATGAATATTAAAAAACAACTACAAGGTATGGCATCATACAAGCCGGGGATGACACCGGCACAAGTTCAACGTGATTTAGGTCTTGAAAAAATTGTGAAATTATCTTCTAATGAAAATCCATATGGACCGTCACCTAAAGCGGTTCAAGCAGCTTTAGAAAGTATGCAAGGAGCAGCGATCTATCCTGATGGCTATGGGCTGAACCTTAAACTTGCCCTTGCCGAAAGATATCAATTGTCTAAAGAGCATTTTATTCTCGGTAACGGAACGGACGAGATCATTATGATTCTTTGCCGTGCGTTGCTTGATGCAACGAGTAACACCGTTGCTCCGACGCCCTCTTTTTCGCAATATCTTCATAACGCACAGATAGAAGGCTGTGAGATGCGCGAAGTTGAGCTGATTGATGGCGCCCATGATTTGAATGGTATGCTAAAGCAAATTGATGAACAGACGAAAATTGTTTGGTTATGTAACCCAAACAATCCGACTGGTGTTTACATGAATACAGAAGATTTTCATGCGTTTATGCAACAAGTGCCTTCTCACGTATTGGTCGTCTCTGACGAAGCGTATGTCGAATACGTCACTGCCGATGACTTTCCCGACACAATACAAGCACTTGAACAGTACAAGAACTTAATCATCCTCCGAACGTTTTCAAAAGCGTATGGTTTGGCAGGCATGCGTATTGGTTATGGGATTGGCGCACCTGATTTTATTCAAGGTGTTGATCCCGCACGTGGTCCATTTAATACATCGGTTCCGGCTCAAGCAGCAGCGGTCGCAGCCATTGCGGATGTAGATTATTTGGAACGAACACGAACTGAAAATGCCGTCGTTCGCAAAACATTTGTCGAATTTTGCAAAGAGCAAGGGCTAGACGTCTATCCATCTGAAACGAATTTCGTTCTTGTTGATTTCAAACGCCCTGCTGCTGAAATATATGATGCTTTGCTCCAAAAGGGATATATTGTCCGCTCAGGAGCTGCATTAGGTTATCCTGAGGCTGTCCGAATCACGGTTGGAACGAAAGAGGACATGAATGGACTTCAGTCCGCCATTCAAGAATTACGTCAAGAACAACTCTCTGGTGAGGCGCAATGA
- a CDS encoding prephenate dehydrogenase has protein sequence MKGHVFLIGLGLIGGSIALALRSKHRITLSAYDISEKQLKLAEALGVIDLAEPSIQEGARKADLIIIATPVQQTRTILTELATCKLKPNAIITDVGSTKLEVMEMAQQVLPADQSFIGGHPMAGSHKSGVEAAQKHLFENAFYILTPTEATTDVQMQTLKRWLAATRATIVEMSAAEHDKIAGAISHFPHIVASALVQQVADLSKEHPIAMRMAAGGFRDITRIASSSPTMWRDVLLHNKDEMLAMLEEWKERMNDVQEMLKKSSGEELFSFFEEAKFFRDALPVRAKGAIPSFYDLYVDVPDYPGVISEVTRLLAEKGISLTNLRILETREDILGALRLSFRTESDRQKAEVLLEEASYPTYISG, from the coding sequence ATGAAAGGTCATGTCTTTTTAATCGGACTTGGTCTGATTGGCGGGTCGATTGCGCTCGCTTTACGGTCAAAGCATCGGATCACCTTGTCCGCGTATGATATATCAGAAAAGCAGTTGAAACTCGCTGAGGCGCTCGGTGTAATTGATTTAGCCGAGCCCTCCATCCAGGAAGGCGCCAGAAAAGCAGATTTAATTATCATTGCAACGCCAGTTCAACAAACGAGGACGATTTTAACGGAGCTTGCTACTTGTAAGCTGAAGCCAAACGCCATTATTACCGACGTCGGAAGCACAAAGCTCGAAGTGATGGAGATGGCTCAACAAGTGCTTCCTGCTGATCAGAGCTTTATCGGCGGGCATCCGATGGCTGGCTCACATAAATCCGGCGTTGAAGCAGCACAAAAGCATTTATTCGAAAATGCGTTCTATATTTTGACGCCGACTGAGGCAACGACGGATGTGCAAATGCAAACGTTAAAGCGCTGGCTCGCAGCGACCCGGGCAACGATTGTGGAGATGTCAGCTGCGGAGCATGATAAAATCGCAGGTGCCATCAGCCATTTTCCACATATTGTCGCCTCTGCACTCGTGCAGCAAGTCGCCGACTTATCAAAAGAGCACCCGATAGCCATGCGAATGGCGGCAGGCGGCTTTCGAGACATTACGCGAATTGCATCTTCAAGCCCGACGATGTGGCGTGACGTACTATTACATAATAAAGATGAAATGCTCGCAATGCTTGAGGAGTGGAAAGAGCGCATGAATGATGTTCAAGAGATGCTGAAAAAGTCATCTGGCGAAGAGCTTTTTTCTTTTTTTGAGGAGGCAAAATTCTTTCGCGATGCCTTACCTGTTCGAGCGAAGGGGGCAATTCCGTCATTTTATGATTTGTATGTAGATGTACCGGACTACCCAGGAGTGATTTCTGAGGTGACTCGGTTGCTCGCTGAAAAAGGGATCAGCTTGACGAACTTACGTATTTTAGAAACGCGCGAAGATATACTCGGGGCTTTGCGACTCAGCTTTCGAACGGAATCGGATCGTCAAAAAGCCGAAGTGCTTTTGGAAGAGGCGAGTTATCCAACGTATATTTCTGGCTAA
- a CDS encoding tetratricopeptide repeat protein — protein MRIEEAVALVEEGRVQEGLEKLQQLEQSGDDEQLYQLAGVYAEWGQVQNAIRLYEELLQAYPEDGELQIDLAEVYLEDGRELDALELLNSFTEESPSFLRALVLSADVYASQGLEEVAEQKLMQAKREQPYNEFIDMALGSFYLEQGLRKSSALFRESIAKRRGNSFRRGSFVSCRSIQFNRSV, from the coding sequence TTGCGTATTGAGGAAGCCGTCGCTCTCGTTGAAGAAGGTCGTGTCCAAGAAGGACTTGAAAAGCTGCAACAGCTTGAACAATCTGGGGATGATGAGCAGTTATATCAGCTTGCCGGGGTTTATGCCGAATGGGGGCAAGTACAAAACGCGATTCGTTTATATGAAGAGCTATTACAGGCTTATCCTGAAGATGGTGAACTGCAGATTGATCTCGCTGAAGTTTATTTGGAAGACGGCCGTGAGCTTGACGCTCTAGAGCTCTTAAACAGTTTTACAGAAGAAAGCCCCTCATTTCTCCGGGCTCTTGTCCTTTCAGCAGATGTTTACGCGTCTCAAGGACTTGAGGAAGTAGCTGAGCAAAAGCTCATGCAGGCAAAGAGGGAGCAACCCTACAATGAATTCATTGATATGGCTTTAGGCTCATTTTACTTAGAACAAGGTTTGCGCAAAAGCAGTGCCTTATTTAGAGAAAGTATTGCAAAAAGAAGGGGAAATTCCTTCAGGAGAGGTTCATTTGTTAGTTGCCGAAGCATACAGTTTAACAGGTCAGTTTGA
- a CDS encoding tetratricopeptide repeat protein: protein MLVAEAYSLTGQFENAYHHYTLGLKEKTTVEALFGFGLVALKVDEAQAAIHALEQLKDMDADFVSLYKPLAEAYEEEGLYEEALAAVKEGIAKDDTQVELYVLAGRLSERQHEKAEAIQYYKEALLKDQWSQEAVQRLVKVYEQEEEDEALIDLLQNQADEYPDPDSLFALAKAYHRQEAYEEARQLYEETYPLLKHRAAFVKFYVRFMLEEGKRLSALKALETFRAHTSEPLDDELEMLYEDLLDER from the coding sequence TTGTTAGTTGCCGAAGCATACAGTTTAACAGGTCAGTTTGAAAATGCCTATCACCATTACACGCTTGGTCTCAAAGAGAAAACAACTGTTGAAGCGCTGTTCGGCTTTGGCTTAGTTGCCTTAAAAGTTGATGAGGCGCAGGCTGCGATTCACGCATTGGAGCAATTAAAAGACATGGACGCCGATTTTGTTTCGCTTTATAAACCGCTTGCCGAAGCTTACGAAGAAGAAGGATTGTATGAGGAAGCACTTGCTGCTGTTAAAGAAGGCATTGCAAAAGACGATACACAAGTTGAGCTCTATGTGCTCGCAGGACGCTTATCAGAGCGTCAGCATGAAAAAGCTGAAGCCATACAATACTATAAAGAAGCGCTTTTGAAGGATCAATGGTCACAAGAAGCTGTTCAACGGCTCGTTAAAGTGTACGAGCAGGAAGAAGAGGATGAGGCTTTGATTGATCTCCTGCAAAATCAAGCAGACGAATACCCGGATCCTGATAGCCTTTTCGCCTTGGCAAAAGCATATCATCGCCAAGAAGCGTATGAAGAAGCAAGACAATTATATGAAGAAACATATCCTTTATTAAAACACCGCGCAGCTTTCGTGAAATTTTATGTTCGTTTTATGCTAGAGGAAGGAAAGCGTTTATCGGCTTTAAAGGCATTAGAAACTTTTCGCGCCCACACAAGCGAGCCATTGGACGATGAGCTTGAAATGCTTTATGAAGATTTATTAGATGAGAGATAA
- a CDS encoding ReoY family proteolytic degradation factor produces the protein MEAISVQEKKDFLQWFLHSYQLQKRECVWILNYLANHEHLLKMVHFVDQANYCPRALIMSTKCTREAGFRFYKNNVVTTDAEKAFHDIRLHDSERIYIQLNFKNNHQTPEFAAVLVDNPYAPSQSFENVQDQDLAERFLNESIYQYQVTQLKRQVNASLDERDKEAFLVHSAKLNALKPPRSSKKKK, from the coding sequence ATGGAAGCCATATCAGTGCAAGAAAAAAAAGATTTTCTACAATGGTTTCTTCATTCGTATCAGTTGCAAAAACGGGAATGCGTTTGGATTTTAAATTATTTAGCGAATCATGAACACCTGTTAAAGATGGTTCATTTCGTAGATCAAGCCAATTATTGCCCGCGTGCGCTGATTATGTCTACGAAGTGTACTCGTGAAGCAGGCTTTCGGTTTTATAAGAATAATGTCGTTACGACCGACGCAGAAAAGGCTTTTCATGACATTCGTTTACATGACTCCGAGCGAATTTACATCCAGTTGAACTTTAAAAATAACCATCAAACGCCAGAATTTGCGGCGGTGTTAGTCGACAATCCGTATGCCCCCTCTCAATCATTTGAAAATGTTCAAGATCAAGATTTAGCCGAACGCTTCTTAAATGAATCCATTTATCAATACCAAGTCACTCAATTAAAAAGACAAGTGAATGCGTCATTAGACGAAAGAGATAAAGAAGCTTTTCTCGTGCATAGCGCCAAGCTAAACGCGTTAAAACCTCCTCGCTCGTCCAAAAAGAAAAAATGA
- a CDS encoding YpiF family protein has protein sequence MMKEVGQYLQEKEFVDTVVIPLIPLDLSSTAKQTASMGEYILYVSAEIERQFKGRMLLLPSYSYWVGEEGAVERLQAWENQCREAGAKHVFFITSDVWWQQAYTGEGTLLWLPAVPMENFDEEMRRKVVRDSVSGLIASFTEAWT, from the coding sequence ATGATGAAAGAAGTCGGTCAATACCTTCAAGAAAAAGAATTTGTGGATACGGTTGTTATCCCACTCATCCCATTGGATTTGAGCAGTACAGCAAAGCAAACGGCATCCATGGGTGAATATATTCTTTATGTCAGTGCGGAAATCGAGCGACAGTTTAAAGGAAGGATGCTGCTTTTACCTTCATACAGTTATTGGGTTGGAGAAGAAGGGGCTGTAGAACGTCTCCAAGCTTGGGAGAATCAATGCAGAGAGGCCGGAGCTAAGCATGTTTTCTTTATCACATCTGATGTATGGTGGCAACAGGCGTATACAGGTGAAGGCACATTATTATGGTTGCCTGCTGTTCCGATGGAAAATTTCGATGAAGAGATGCGTCGCAAAGTCGTCCGTGACAGTGTCAGTGGTTTAATCGCCTCATTTACAGAAGCGTGGACTTAA
- a CDS encoding ubiquinol-cytochrome c reductase iron-sulfur subunit, translated as MSEEKEHRVSRRQFLTYTLTGVGGFMAAGILLPMVRFAVDPVLQTSGGSDLVPVMDVSEITTTPQSVNFPVEQVDGWYESTIDQQALVFKDDNGDIQAFSPICKHLGCGVSWASNPAYPDQFYCPCHAGRYTKDGVNVPGTPPTAPLDVYEQEVRDGKLYLGRPVPRGEGA; from the coding sequence ATGAGCGAGGAAAAGGAGCATCGGGTCTCCCGGAGGCAGTTTTTAACCTACACACTTACTGGAGTAGGCGGCTTTATGGCGGCCGGTATACTTTTGCCGATGGTACGGTTTGCTGTTGATCCGGTATTGCAAACGTCTGGAGGATCTGATTTGGTTCCCGTAATGGACGTCTCTGAAATCACAACAACACCACAGAGTGTGAACTTCCCTGTCGAACAGGTAGATGGATGGTATGAATCAACCATCGACCAGCAGGCGTTGGTTTTTAAAGATGATAACGGAGACATTCAGGCGTTTTCACCAATATGTAAACACCTTGGATGCGGGGTCAGCTGGGCTTCCAATCCGGCGTATCCAGACCAATTTTATTGTCCATGTCATGCCGGAAGATACACAAAAGATGGGGTCAACGTACCAGGAACGCCACCAACGGCGCCTTTGGACGTTTATGAGCAAGAAGTTCGTGATGGAAAGTTGTATCTTGGTAGACCTGTGCCAAGAGGGGAAGGAGCTTAG
- the qcrB gene encoding menaquinol-cytochrome c reductase cytochrome b subunit — protein MLNKIYDWVDERLDITPMWRDIADHEVPEHVNPAHHFSAFVYCFGGLTFFITVIQFLSGMFLTMYYVPDIINAWESVYYLQNEVAFGQIVRGMHHWGASLVIVMMFLHTLRVFFTGSYKKPRELNWVVGVLLFMVILGLGLTGYLLPWDMKALFATKVTLQIVEAVPFIGTELKVLMAGDETIVGAQTLTRFFAIHVFFLPAALLGLLAAHFIMIRKQGISGPL, from the coding sequence ATGTTAAATAAGATCTACGATTGGGTCGACGAACGTCTCGATATTACACCGATGTGGCGAGATATCGCAGACCATGAAGTGCCCGAACACGTAAACCCTGCTCATCACTTCTCAGCGTTTGTTTACTGTTTCGGCGGATTAACCTTTTTTATCACGGTCATTCAATTTTTATCTGGAATGTTTTTGACGATGTATTACGTTCCGGATATCATCAATGCTTGGGAATCGGTGTATTATTTACAAAATGAAGTTGCTTTCGGGCAAATTGTCCGTGGTATGCACCATTGGGGCGCTAGTTTAGTCATCGTCATGATGTTCTTACATACACTACGCGTATTCTTCACAGGCTCGTATAAAAAGCCGAGAGAATTAAACTGGGTTGTAGGTGTGCTGCTTTTCATGGTCATCTTAGGCCTTGGTCTAACGGGCTATTTGCTTCCATGGGATATGAAAGCATTATTTGCAACGAAAGTTACATTACAAATTGTTGAAGCCGTTCCGTTTATCGGTACTGAGCTAAAAGTATTGATGGCCGGTGATGAAACGATTGTTGGTGCACAGACGCTGACTCGATTCTTTGCGATTCATGTCTTTTTCCTACCAGCTGCGTTGCTCGGTCTTCTGGCGGCACACTTTATTATGATTCGCAAACAAGGAATTTCTGGTCCGCTATAA
- a CDS encoding menaquinol-cytochrome c reductase cytochrome b/c subunit codes for MHRGKGMKFVGDSRIPAERMPNIPKDYSEYPGKTEAFWPNFLLKEWMVGAVFLVGYLLLTVSHAPPLESPADPTDTAYIPLPDWYFLFLYQLLKYEFAAGPYTVVGAIVIPGLAFTALMLAPWLDNGKDRRPARRPIATGMMLMAVVSITFLTWESVITHDWEAAAQQGQIQETPDVEIDTAAPGYEIYQAQSCVSCHGDNLAGGPAAPTLIGLDLTTEEIADIAVNGIGTMPGGQFDGSDEELQQLSEFIAGLGAEE; via the coding sequence ATGCATCGTGGAAAAGGGATGAAGTTTGTCGGAGATTCACGTATTCCGGCTGAACGTATGCCAAATATACCGAAAGACTATTCTGAGTATCCAGGCAAAACAGAAGCCTTTTGGCCGAACTTTTTGCTGAAGGAATGGATGGTTGGAGCTGTCTTCTTAGTCGGGTATTTATTGTTGACGGTGTCTCACGCACCGCCACTTGAATCTCCGGCAGATCCGACCGACACTGCGTATATTCCGCTGCCGGACTGGTATTTCTTATTTTTATACCAGTTGCTAAAATATGAATTCGCGGCTGGACCATACACAGTTGTTGGTGCGATTGTCATTCCTGGCTTGGCGTTCACTGCACTTATGCTAGCGCCATGGCTAGATAACGGAAAGGATCGTCGTCCAGCCCGTCGTCCGATTGCGACAGGGATGATGTTGATGGCGGTCGTGTCCATTACGTTTTTGACTTGGGAGTCAGTCATTACGCATGACTGGGAGGCTGCTGCGCAGCAAGGTCAAATTCAGGAAACGCCTGATGTGGAAATTGATACGGCTGCCCCTGGTTATGAAATTTACCAGGCACAGTCTTGTGTATCGTGCCACGGTGATAACTTAGCAGGCGGTCCAGCTGCACCAACGCTAATTGGATTAGACCTTACCACTGAAGAAATTGCCGATATTGCGGTAAACGGTATCGGGACGATGCCAGGTGGTCAGTTTGACGGTTCTGATGAAGAGCTACAGCAGCTGTCTGAATTTATTGCTGGCTTAGGCGCAGAGGAATAA
- a CDS encoding DUF1405 domain-containing protein: MIAKFFRHRAIMTALFIVNALGTVYGYYWYRFQLEDTPAHFYIFVPDSPTASLFFTIVLGLWLIGKHNRWIEALALVTMFKYGIWAVVMNVLTWAETGSLSLTALMLVFSHGAMAIEAILYSPFYRFTVGPLLFAAVWTLHNDVIDYVFGQLPRYPALDLYVPEIGYFTFWLSMLSILVAYAFGVKNDRLRRSLPL, translated from the coding sequence ATGATCGCAAAATTTTTTAGGCATCGTGCTATCATGACGGCTTTATTTATCGTTAACGCGCTTGGGACGGTATATGGGTATTACTGGTATAGATTTCAGTTGGAGGATACGCCAGCTCATTTTTATATTTTTGTTCCTGACAGCCCGACAGCCAGCCTGTTTTTTACGATTGTGCTAGGCTTGTGGCTCATTGGAAAGCATAATCGGTGGATTGAAGCACTCGCTCTCGTCACAATGTTTAAATATGGCATTTGGGCGGTCGTAATGAACGTATTGACGTGGGCAGAAACAGGATCGTTGTCACTGACCGCTTTAATGCTCGTGTTTTCACACGGGGCAATGGCGATTGAGGCGATACTGTACAGTCCTTTTTATCGTTTCACTGTCGGACCACTTTTGTTCGCCGCTGTCTGGACGTTACATAATGATGTGATTGACTATGTTTTTGGCCAGTTGCCTAGATATCCTGCGCTTGATTTATATGTGCCGGAAATTGGTTACTTTACATTTTGGCTATCGATGTTATCCATTCTAGTCGCATATGCTTTCGGTGTAAAAAACGATCGATTGCGACGTTCGTTGCCTTTGTGA
- a CDS encoding sporulation protein YpjB, giving the protein MKLYFSKASVLCIALLFLLYAFGADTSLYAKESNQAWKDIDTIATRALKEVKQKQYDQAKSTLSYLSEESFSTQGNGLQLSMEDMYLLSMSYKDAVQAVTQVTMADTQRYTEVAKFKLLVDALQRPKQPLWLETSSQVLKALEDVKVTVSEGDARGFQKALNQFLLLSEMIRPSIIATESPEIAEKLQSQLAFLERQRNVLVNNKDEHGILDMVQATIKEAYRIPKESEADSSFYWVLAMVGGFIFYLYFMPDGANILGNGKNSRVKSKTSIIFDL; this is encoded by the coding sequence ATGAAATTATATTTTTCGAAGGCAAGCGTTCTATGTATCGCCTTGTTATTTCTTTTATATGCTTTTGGTGCCGATACGTCTCTTTATGCGAAAGAGTCTAATCAAGCATGGAAAGATATTGACACAATAGCAACCCGTGCTTTAAAAGAGGTTAAACAAAAGCAGTATGATCAAGCGAAATCGACTTTAAGCTATCTTTCGGAAGAATCATTTTCGACACAAGGAAATGGGTTACAGCTGTCAATGGAAGACATGTATTTACTCAGCATGAGTTATAAAGATGCAGTACAGGCTGTGACACAAGTGACAATGGCAGATACGCAACGCTATACAGAGGTCGCAAAGTTTAAATTGCTCGTCGATGCTTTACAGCGGCCAAAGCAGCCACTTTGGTTGGAAACGTCCTCACAAGTGTTGAAAGCATTAGAGGATGTAAAAGTGACGGTCAGCGAAGGAGATGCGCGAGGCTTTCAAAAAGCACTCAATCAGTTTTTACTGCTATCAGAGATGATTCGTCCGTCGATCATTGCGACAGAATCACCAGAAATCGCCGAGAAATTGCAGTCCCAGCTCGCTTTTTTAGAACGCCAGCGAAACGTACTTGTTAATAATAAAGATGAGCATGGGATCTTAGACATGGTTCAAGCGACGATAAAAGAAGCTTACCGCATTCCTAAAGAAAGTGAAGCTGATTCCTCTTTTTATTGGGTGCTTGCAATGGTAGGCGGATTTATTTTTTATCTTTATTTTATGCCGGATGGCGCAAATATCTTGGGGAACGGAAAAAACAGCCGCGTCAAGAGCAAGACAAGCATTATTTTTGACTTATGA
- a CDS encoding zinc metallopeptidase: MSLTYLTYFALLLTIPLLASMKVKRTYKRFEKVPAMRGLSGAEVARLILHQNGIYDVEVRETRGFLSDHYHPGHKTVNLSSSIYHGHSIAGTAVAAHEVGHAIQDAQDYSFLRFRHALVPVANLGSNFSYILIFIGAISGMLGLVWLGIAFMAFAVLFQFVTLPVEFNASSRAMDQLVSLGILQNNEEPSAKKVLNAAALTYVAATVVAVMELLRLLAIFGGSDE; the protein is encoded by the coding sequence ATGTCATTGACATACTTAACCTACTTTGCGCTATTGCTTACGATCCCTCTGTTAGCAAGTATGAAAGTGAAGCGGACATACAAGCGTTTTGAGAAAGTACCAGCGATGCGCGGGTTGAGTGGAGCGGAAGTTGCTCGACTCATTTTGCATCAAAATGGTATTTACGATGTAGAAGTACGTGAGACGCGAGGCTTCTTATCCGATCATTATCATCCAGGGCATAAAACCGTCAATCTATCAAGCTCGATCTATCATGGGCATTCAATTGCTGGAACGGCAGTTGCCGCTCATGAAGTGGGACACGCCATACAAGATGCACAAGATTATTCATTTTTGCGTTTTCGTCATGCGCTTGTTCCTGTCGCAAATCTTGGCTCGAATTTTTCATACATCCTCATTTTTATCGGTGCCATTTCCGGTATGCTCGGTCTCGTCTGGCTCGGCATCGCGTTTATGGCTTTTGCGGTGTTGTTTCAATTTGTCACTTTACCCGTTGAATTTAATGCCTCGAGCCGAGCGATGGATCAACTTGTTTCGTTAGGCATATTACAAAATAATGAGGAACCTTCTGCTAAAAAGGTGCTGAATGCCGCTGCTTTAACATACGTTGCTGCGACGGTCGTGGCGGTGATGGAGTTACTGAGACTATTGGCTATCTTTGGAGGTAGTGACGAGTAA
- a CDS encoding YitT family protein, which produces MRWGIRLKNIIMILFGSAIFSFGIVHFNMENNLAEGGFTGITLLLYFLYTIDPALSNIVLNIPVFFIGWRYLGRTTFVYTVIGTIAVSIFLWIFQDHIHFSIPLHNDMTLAALFAGVFLGVGLGIIFRYGGTTGGVDIIARLISKYTGVSIGRAMFVFDFFVIAASILLYLDYTQGMYTLVAVFLGAKVIDFMQEAAYSAKGAFVISNDYEAIAQQIMNDMDRGVTVFKAEGSYSKQERNVLYCVVARNEIVRLKNVIHKVDPHAFVSITEVKDVLGEGFTFDENRNPMEP; this is translated from the coding sequence ATGCGGTGGGGCATCCGCTTAAAAAATATCATTATGATTTTGTTCGGTTCTGCCATCTTCTCGTTCGGTATTGTTCACTTTAATATGGAAAATAACTTAGCAGAGGGCGGCTTTACGGGAATTACCCTACTATTATACTTTTTATACACAATAGACCCCGCTCTGTCCAATATTGTACTTAATATTCCTGTATTTTTTATTGGCTGGCGCTATCTTGGACGAACGACTTTTGTCTATACGGTTATTGGGACAATAGCGGTATCGATCTTTTTATGGATTTTCCAAGACCATATTCACTTTTCCATCCCTCTTCATAACGACATGACGCTCGCAGCTCTCTTTGCTGGTGTCTTTTTAGGCGTAGGGCTAGGGATTATCTTCCGTTATGGTGGTACGACCGGCGGTGTGGATATTATTGCACGCTTAATTAGCAAGTACACAGGCGTTTCCATTGGCAGAGCAATGTTTGTTTTTGACTTTTTTGTCATTGCTGCATCGATATTGCTCTATCTTGATTATACACAAGGGATGTATACCCTTGTCGCAGTTTTTCTCGGTGCCAAAGTGATCGATTTTATGCAGGAAGCAGCCTATTCTGCAAAAGGCGCTTTCGTTATTTCCAATGATTACGAAGCCATTGCGCAACAAATTATGAATGATATGGATCGTGGCGTCACCGTTTTTAAAGCCGAAGGAAGCTACAGCAAACAAGAACGAAACGTACTCTATTGTGTCGTAGCAAGAAATGAAATTGTCCGGCTAAAGAATGTGATTCATAAGGTTGATCCTCACGCCTTTGTCAGTATTACCGAAGTCAAGGACGTACTAGGCGAAGGATTTACGTTTGATGAAAATCGAAATCCAATGGAGCCATAA